The following coding sequences lie in one Enterococcus sp. 9E7_DIV0242 genomic window:
- a CDS encoding DUF1827 family protein: MAKLRLFETPIQAKVKLKTMFPVLDEILREYCKTVTYWKVYTVNHTTVIFVKNNVETVVLLANPKVKITEAEVAFVKEKLLTAGDADKLQIPHEVRDKYEAQHDKHYKDIVLLKQYSID, translated from the coding sequence ATGGCTAAACTGAGACTTTTTGAAACCCCAATCCAGGCAAAAGTAAAGTTGAAAACGATGTTTCCAGTATTAGATGAAATTTTGAGAGAGTATTGTAAAACAGTCACGTATTGGAAAGTGTATACAGTCAATCACACGACGGTTATTTTTGTTAAAAATAATGTGGAAACCGTGGTGCTGTTGGCAAATCCAAAAGTGAAAATCACTGAGGCGGAGGTTGCTTTTGTTAAAGAAAAACTGCTCACAGCAGGTGATGCAGATAAACTGCAAATTCCGCACGAGGTACGAGACAAGTATGAAGCACAGCATGATAAACACTACAAAGATATCGTCCTGTTAAAACAATACTCTATTGATTGA
- a CDS encoding DUF2200 domain-containing protein, which yields MTHRIYTMSFASVYPLYIKKAERKNRTKEEVDTIIFWLTGYDQAGLEEQLEKQHDFTTFFEQAPKLNPNVSLIKGVVCGVRVEEIEEPLMQKIRYLDKLIDELAKGKKMEKILRSDG from the coding sequence ATGACACATCGCATATATACAATGAGTTTTGCCAGTGTTTATCCGTTATACATTAAAAAAGCCGAGCGCAAGAACCGGACAAAGGAAGAAGTGGATACGATCATTTTTTGGCTGACAGGCTATGATCAAGCTGGATTGGAGGAGCAGTTGGAGAAGCAGCATGACTTCACCACTTTTTTTGAACAAGCACCAAAGCTGAATCCAAATGTTTCTTTAATAAAAGGGGTCGTTTGCGGGGTTCGTGTGGAAGAAATCGAAGAACCGTTGATGCAGAAAATCCGCTATTTGGATAAACTGATCGATGAGCTGGCCAAAGGAAAGAAAATGGAAAAAATCCTTCGAAGTGACGGATAA
- a CDS encoding VOC family protein, producing MNCTIRSLYLCVTDMDRAIRFYEDFFELPVTERDAIYSVFDINGFRLGLFAFNEMNESHSFGNNCLPSIEVPSLSILQRKLSDKKVVFPLKRIGINWVCEFCDSEGNHIELTAPVE from the coding sequence ATGAACTGCACAATCCGTTCGCTGTATTTATGTGTGACAGATATGGATCGCGCCATCCGTTTTTATGAGGATTTTTTTGAATTACCAGTAACGGAACGGGACGCCATTTATAGTGTTTTTGATATTAATGGCTTTCGTCTAGGGCTGTTTGCATTTAATGAAATGAATGAAAGCCATTCGTTTGGTAACAATTGTTTGCCGAGCATTGAAGTGCCGAGCCTTTCAATCCTTCAGCGAAAACTGAGTGATAAAAAAGTGGTCTTTCCCCTTAAACGAATCGGTATCAACTGGGTTTGCGAATTCTGCGATAGCGAGGGAAACCATATTGAGCTAACTGCTCCTGTGGAATAG
- a CDS encoding class I SAM-dependent methyltransferase has protein sequence MKIIIYLGLIVLLLWGLFRYLLQQSKQPTGIVGGYMMKLWNKVYLPMVEWSLAYIPEYEIKKILDVGVGNGQSTKRLAQKFPHAHIYGIDISEKAIEQAKKMNANTKITFERKDVVETSYPADYFELICVYQNHFHWSDLDKSLAELKRVLATEGTIIIACEISKANYYLPDFKKEENFAIYLHSVGLSLIQMKKTTNWVLYELKKLHK, from the coding sequence GTGAAGATCATTATTTATCTAGGCTTGATCGTGCTACTTTTGTGGGGTCTGTTTCGCTATTTGCTTCAGCAATCAAAGCAACCGACTGGAATCGTTGGGGGATACATGATGAAGCTGTGGAATAAAGTCTATCTGCCGATGGTCGAGTGGAGCTTAGCGTATATACCTGAATACGAGATAAAAAAGATATTAGATGTAGGCGTCGGAAACGGTCAGTCTACCAAACGACTTGCCCAAAAATTTCCTCATGCCCATATATATGGGATCGATATTTCAGAAAAAGCAATCGAGCAAGCCAAAAAAATGAATGCGAACACAAAAATTACTTTTGAACGAAAGGATGTTGTGGAAACGAGCTATCCAGCAGACTATTTTGAGTTGATCTGTGTGTATCAGAATCACTTTCATTGGTCTGACCTCGATAAATCTTTGGCTGAGCTTAAGCGTGTGTTGGCCACGGAAGGAACGATCATTATTGCTTGTGAAATCTCAAAGGCCAATTATTATTTGCCGGATTTCAAGAAGGAAGAAAATTTTGCTATCTATTTGCATTCCGTTGGATTGTCTTTGATTCAGATGAAAAAGACAACAAATTGGGTTCTTTATGAACTTAAAAAACTGCATAAGTAA
- the tsaA gene encoding tRNA (N6-threonylcarbamoyladenosine(37)-N6)-methyltransferase TrmO, with product MMYEMKAIGQVRNAHSERKDVGWGTDISDIVLLEEYKGGLKGLEDFSHAIIVYYLHEARFDATKHLQRRPQNREDLPCVGIFSQRGKDRPNQIGMTTVEIVNVSEGQLTVKGLDAIANTPILDIKPYYPMYDLKEQATVPAWVMELMKNYF from the coding sequence ATGATGTATGAAATGAAGGCAATTGGACAGGTCAGAAATGCGCATTCAGAACGAAAAGATGTCGGGTGGGGCACCGATATTTCTGATATTGTTTTGTTGGAAGAGTATAAAGGAGGCTTGAAAGGATTGGAAGATTTTTCTCATGCAATCATTGTTTATTATTTGCATGAGGCTCGTTTTGATGCGACAAAGCATTTGCAGAGAAGACCTCAAAATAGGGAGGATTTGCCGTGTGTTGGGATTTTTTCGCAAAGAGGCAAGGATAGACCTAATCAAATCGGTATGACTACTGTTGAGATCGTTAACGTTTCAGAAGGCCAGCTGACCGTAAAAGGGTTGGATGCGATAGCGAATACGCCAATATTAGATATAAAACCCTACTATCCAATGTATGATTTAAAAGAGCAAGCTACTGTTCCAGCATGGGTAATGGAATTAATGAAAAATTACTTTTGA